One stretch of Malus domestica chromosome 14, GDT2T_hap1 DNA includes these proteins:
- the LOC103455015 gene encoding conserved oligomeric Golgi complex subunit 2-like, translating to MADPIAAPHRSAANLFSDPLDSHPLWFKPALFLFPEFDSESYISDLRTFVPFDTLRSELQSYLASLNHELIDLINRDYADFVNLSTKLVDVDSAVVRMRAPLVELREKIEQFRGSVQDSLVALTNGLKQRLEAAEAREVLELLLDTFHVVSKVEKLIKELPSVPADWSNGDVNLAEKNSVSNGTSLQHAENGTNLRDTQSMLLERIASEMNRLKFYIAHAKNLPFIENMEKRIQGASLLLDASLGHCFVDGLEHRDANAIYNCLRAYAAIDNTRSAEELFRMTIVAPLIQKIIPHGTSGAATRPSGDDLENDYKQIKTCIENDCKFLLEISFEENSGLHVFDFLANSILKEVLSAIQKGKPGAFSPGRPTEFLKNYKSSLKFLAHLEGYCPSGSAVSKFRAEAVYIDFMKQWNLGVYFSLRFQEIAGALDSILVETNLLPVHNVPSGQGNSPDLTLKQSVTLLECLESCWREDVIVLSCADKFLRLSLQLLSRYSSWLSSGLTAHKMGQTGSKSGSEWATAAVPDDFIYIIHDTDRLYKVVCGDFLGHVLKLLSSCPADVLDLVKQSLLQGGKLLNDLVPQVINTIVEALVEKSAAELAQLKGITATYRVTNKPLPVRHSPYVAGVLRPLRAFLEGERATKYLTRDAINEVLLNAATEITGRYYEQASNVVSVTRKMETSLQRIRQGAQRRGGASSDVSDQNVSDTDKICMQIFLDIQEYGRNLAALGVDVSNIEAYRSLWECVAPPERKSVIDL from the exons ATGGCGGATCCAATCGCAGCGCCGCACAGATCCGCCGCGAACCTCTTCTCGGACCCGCTCGACTCCCACCCTCTCTGGTTCAAGCCCGCGCTCTTCCTCTTTCCGGAGTTCGATTCCGAGTCGTACATCTCCGACCTCCGCACCTTCGTCCCCTTCGACACGCTCCGATCCGAGCTCCAGTCTTACCTGGCCTCCCTCAACCATGAGCTCATCGACCTCATCAACCGAGACTACGCCGACTTCGTCAACCTTAGCACCAAGCTTGTCGACGTCGACTCCGCGGTCGTCCGCATGCGGGCCCCGCTCGTCGAGCTGAGGGAGAAGATCGAACAGTTCAGAGGCTCAGTGCAGGACTCGCTCGTGGCCTTGACGAACGGATTGAAGCAGAGATTAGAGGCGGCCGAGGCCAGAGAGGTCTTGGAGCTCCTGCTTGATACGTTTCATGTCGTTTCTAAG GttgaaaaactaataaaagagCTGCCAAGTGTGCCGGCTGATTGGTCGAACGGAGATGTAAATTTGGCAGAGAAGAATTCTGTTAGCAATGGAACTTCCTTACAACATGCTGAGAATGGAACAAATCTCAGAGACACTCAAAGCATGCTTTTGGAGAGAATTGCTAGTGAGATGAACCGGCTAAAGTTCTATATCGCTCACGCAAAG AACCTGCCTTTCATTGAAAACATGGAGAAGAGGATTCAGGGTGCCAGCCTATTACTAGATGCTAGCTTGGGACATTGTTTTGTAGATGGACTGGAACATCGAGATGCAAATGCAATCTACAATTGCTTACGTGCATATGCTGCAATAGATAACACTAGGAGTGCAGAAGAACTTTTTCGCATGACTATAGTAGCTCCATtgatacaaaaaattattcctcATGGAACATCAGGGGCCGCTACAAGACCATCTGGAGATGACCTTGAGAATGATTACAAGCAAATCAAGACATGTATTGAGAATGACTGCAaatttttgttggaaatttCTTTCGAAG AGAATTCTGGTTTGCACGTGTTTGACTTCTTGGCAAATTCAATCCTCAAAGAGGTTCTCTCAGCAATCCAAAAGGGGAAACCCGGTGCTTTTTCTCCTGGAAGACCAACagaatttttgaaaaattacaAATCAAGCCTAAAGTTCTTGGCTCATCTAGAAG GCTATTGTCCATCCGGATCAGCTGTTTCCAAATTTCGAGCCGAAGCTGTTTATATTGACTTCATGAAGCAATGGAACCTTGGAGTTTATTTCTCTTTGAG GTTTCAGGAAATTGCAGGGGCTCTAGATTCTATACTTGTGGAGACTAATCTTCTCCCTGTGCATAATGTACCTTCTGGTCAAGGAAATTCTCCAGATTTAACATTAAAACAAAGTGTCACTTTGTTAGAGTGCTTGGAATCCTGTTGGAGAGAAGATGTTATTGTTCTTTCTTGCGCTGATAAGTTTCTTCGCTTATCTTTGCAGCTTCTTTCAAG ATACTCAAGTTGGCTGTCATCTGGACTGACTGCTCATAAGATGGGTCAAACCGGCTCCAAATCTGGTTCTGAATGGGCTACTGCAGCTGTTCCTGATGATTTTATATAT ATTATTCATGATACAGACCGGCTGTACAAGGTGGTTTGTGGTGACTTCCTCGGGCATGTACTTAagcttctttcttcttgtcctGCCGATGTTCTAGATCTCGTAAAACAGAGCCTTTTACAAGGAGGAAAATTATTGAATGATTTAGTGCCTCAAGTTATCAACACAATTGTAGAGGCACTAGTTGAAAAATCTGCTGCG GAATTGGCACAGCTAAAGGGAATAACTGCAACGTACAGGGTGACTAATAAGCCTCTTCCCGTCAGACATTCACCCTATGTGGCAGGAGTATTGCGTCCCCTGAGG GCCTTTTTGGAAGGAGAACGAGCTACAAAGTATCTTACTAGGGATGCTATCAACGAAGTGCTGCTCAATGCTGCAACTGAGATTACTGGTCGTTATTATGAGCAAGCTTCCAATGTCGTCAGCGTG ACTAGGAAAATGGAGACTTCGCTCCAGAGAATAAGGCAAGGTGCACAAAGACGAGGCGGAGCAAGTTCAGATGTTTCTGATCAAAATGTGTCCGACACTGACAAGATATGCATGCAAATTTTCCTCGACATTCAG GAGTATGGCCGTAACCTTGCTGCCCTCGGTGTTGACGTTTCCAATATTGAGGCATACCGTTCCTTGTGGGAATGTGTTGCTCCTCCAGAGAGGAAAAGTGTGATTGATTTATGA
- the LOC103455013 gene encoding ribonuclease J-like isoform X2 encodes MLLKDCILVIIRCTFACFDELGVQKIIPDTTFIKKWSHKIEAIVITHGHEDHIGALPWVIPALDPNTPIFASSFTMELIKKRLKEHGIFVPSRLRTFRTKRKFTAGPFEIEPVRVTHSIPDCCGLVLRCSDGTILHTGDWKIDESPLDGRGFDREALEELSKEGVTLMMSDSTNVLSPGRTTSESSVADALLKHISAAKGRVITTQFASNIHRLGSVKAAADFTGRKLVFVGMSLRTYLDAAWKDGKAPIDPSSLVKVEDIDSYAPKDLLIVTTGSQAEPRAALNLASFGSSHSVKLNKEDIILYSAKVIPGNESRVMKMLNRISDLGSTIVMGKNEGLHTSGHGYRGELEEVLQIVKPQHFLPIHGELLFLKEHELLGRSTGIHHTTVIKNGEMLGVSHLRNRRVLSNGFTLLGKENLQLKFSDGDKAFGTSSDLCVDERLRIALDGIIVVSMEVLRPQNVNGSTENSIKGKIKITTRCLWLDKGKLIDALYKAAHAALSSCPISCPLPHMERTVSEVLRKLVRKYSGKRPDVIAIAMENPAAVHADEVSARLSGKSYVGSEVSQLRKVYDQHQIKSPSTRTQADDCKAKTHFPSQSTTTQADEGKDNTLQSFSQQDTEESVLEDDGIEVEGLLPEEDSATSSSKPEKLSSDSEDFLNAMVRLSTGDKSVEDENGLVAEQENPQKDGPESSEIPNLSKPVKRNKWKTDEVQKLITMRGKLRSRFQVVKGRMALWEEISRNLLADGINRSPGQCKSLWASLVQKYEESKSGKRSRKSWPYFEEMDGALSDSKELATK; translated from the exons ATGCTCCTGAAAGATTGTATCTTGGTGATAATTAGATGTACTTTTGCCTG CTTTGATGAGCTTGGAGTCCAAAAGATTATACCTGATACCACATTTATCAAAAAATGGAGCCACAAAATTGAAGCAATTGTTATTACACATGGGCACGAAGACCACATTGGTGCGTTGCCTTGG GTGATCCCAGCTTTGGATCCCAATACACCAATATTTGCATCATCCTTTACCATGGAG CTTATCAAAAAACGTCTGAAGGAACACGGGATCTTTGTTCCATCTAGACTTAGGACATTTAGAACAAAGAGGAAATTTACGGCTGGACCATTTGAGATTGAGCCTGTTCGGGTGACACATTCTATTCCTGACTGTTGTGGATTAGTTCTTCGCTGTTCTGATGGGACAATTCTTCACACTGGGGACTGGAAG ATTGACGAATCACCATTGGATGGTAGAGGTTTTGACCGCGAAGCCTTGGAAGAACTTTCAAAAGAAGGAGTAACATTG ATGATGAGTGACTCTACAAACGTACTCTCACCTGGAAGGACGACAAGTGAATCTTCTGTGGCAGATGCACTGTTGAAGCATATTTCAGCTGCGAAAGGGAGGGTTATTACTACTCAGTTTGCTTCAAACATACACCGACTTGGAAGCGTGAAAGCTGCTGCTGATTTCACTGGCAGAAAGTTG GTATTTGTTGGTATGTCCTTAAGGACATATCTTGATGCAGCTTGGAAGGATGGGAAGGCACCAATTGATCCATCATCCTTG GTGAAAGTGGAAGATATTGATTCCTATGCCCCAAAGGATTTGCTGATTGTCACAACTGGCTCTCAA GCAGAACCACGTGCTGCTCTAAATCTTGCATCATTCGGAAGTAGTCATTCCGTCAAACTGAACAAAGAGGACATAATTTTGTATTCAGCTAAG GTAATTCCTGGTAATGAATCTAGGGTAATGAAAATGTTAAACCGCATATCAGATCTTGGGTCAACTATAGTGATGGGTAAGAATGAGGGGCTGCACACTTCTGGTCATGGGTATCGTGGAGAATTG gAAGAAGTCCTTCAAATTGTGAAGCCGCAACATTTTCTGCCCATACATGGAGAACTCTTGTTTCTCAAAGAGCATGAATTGCTTGGGAGATCAACTGGCATTCATCACACCACT GTTATAAAAAACGGGGAAATGCTTGGGGTTTCTCATTTACGAAACAGAAGAGTACTTTCCAATGGTTTCACTTTGCTTGGAAAAGAGAATTTGCAG TTGAAGTTTAGCGACGGCGATAAAGCATTTGGCACATCAAGCGACCTTTGTGTTGACGAGAGACTAAGAATTGCCTTAGATGGCATAATAGTGGTCAG CATGGAAGTTTTACGCCCTCAAAACGTAAATGGTTCGACTGAAAATAGCATAAAAGGGAAGATAAAAATTACTACTCGATGTTTATGGCTTGACAAAGGAAAGCTTATTGATGCACTCTACAAAGCTGCCCATGCTGCACTATCAAGCTGCCCCATAAGTTGTCCTCTTCCTCACATGGAAAGAACAGTGTCTGAGGTATTGAGGAAATTGGTAAGAAAGTACAGTGGTAAAAGGCCAGACGTCATTGCCATTGCCATGGAGAACCCTGCAGCAGTTCATGCTGATGAGGTCAGTGCAAGACTATCTGGAAAATCTTATGTTGGTTCAGAGGTGTCACAGTTGAGGAAAGTATATGATCAACATCAAATTAAGAGTCCGTCAACTAGGACACAAGCAGATGATTGCAAGGCCAAAACACATTTTCCGAGTCAGTCAACTACAACACAAGCAGATGAAGGCAAGGACAACACATTGCAGAGCTTCTCTCAACAAGATACTGAAG AGTCCGTACTTGAAGATGATGGCATTGAAGTCGAAGGACTCCTGCCTGAGGAAGATTCTGCCACTTCAAGTTCCAAGCCAGAGAAGCTTTCTTCTGATTCAGAGGATTTTTTGAACGCAATGGTTAGGTTATCAACTGGTGACAAATCAGTAGAAGATGAAAATGGTCTGGTTGCAGAACAGGAAAATCCACAGAAAGATGGTCCTGAAAGCAGTGAAATACCAAATCTTTCAAAGCCCGTGAAGCGCAATAAATGGAAGACTGACGAAGTTCAGAAGCTTATTACAATGCGCGGGAAACTGCGTAGCAGATTTCAAGTTGTGAAGGGTAGAATGGCCCTCTGGGAAGAGATATCTAGGAACTTGTTGGCCGATGGGATCAACCGAAGCCCAGGACAATGCAAATCTCTGTGGGCATCCCTGGTTCAGAAATATGAG GAAAGCAAGAGCGGAAAAAGAAGTCGAAAGAGTTGGCCATACTTTGAGGAAATGGATGGAGCTCTGTCTGATTCCAAGGAATTGGCAACAAAATGA
- the LOC103455013 gene encoding ribonuclease J-like isoform X1, producing MQLGVLGGLSVYHSFYPAPFKRSASAQMAALGALSPCPYSLLWRPKTSNRCVSCSVGSSTATGTRRSNVRRSGRMEGPRKSMEDSVQRKMEQFYEGREGPPIRVLPIGGLGEIGMNCMLVGNYDRYILIDAGVMFPDFDELGVQKIIPDTTFIKKWSHKIEAIVITHGHEDHIGALPWVIPALDPNTPIFASSFTMELIKKRLKEHGIFVPSRLRTFRTKRKFTAGPFEIEPVRVTHSIPDCCGLVLRCSDGTILHTGDWKIDESPLDGRGFDREALEELSKEGVTLMMSDSTNVLSPGRTTSESSVADALLKHISAAKGRVITTQFASNIHRLGSVKAAADFTGRKLVFVGMSLRTYLDAAWKDGKAPIDPSSLVKVEDIDSYAPKDLLIVTTGSQAEPRAALNLASFGSSHSVKLNKEDIILYSAKVIPGNESRVMKMLNRISDLGSTIVMGKNEGLHTSGHGYRGELEEVLQIVKPQHFLPIHGELLFLKEHELLGRSTGIHHTTVIKNGEMLGVSHLRNRRVLSNGFTLLGKENLQLKFSDGDKAFGTSSDLCVDERLRIALDGIIVVSMEVLRPQNVNGSTENSIKGKIKITTRCLWLDKGKLIDALYKAAHAALSSCPISCPLPHMERTVSEVLRKLVRKYSGKRPDVIAIAMENPAAVHADEVSARLSGKSYVGSEVSQLRKVYDQHQIKSPSTRTQADDCKAKTHFPSQSTTTQADEGKDNTLQSFSQQDTEESVLEDDGIEVEGLLPEEDSATSSSKPEKLSSDSEDFLNAMVRLSTGDKSVEDENGLVAEQENPQKDGPESSEIPNLSKPVKRNKWKTDEVQKLITMRGKLRSRFQVVKGRMALWEEISRNLLADGINRSPGQCKSLWASLVQKYEESKSGKRSRKSWPYFEEMDGALSDSKELATK from the exons ATGCAATTAGGGGTTTTGGGGGGTTTATCTGTTTACCACTCTTTCTACCCAGCTCCGTTTAAACGAAGCGCGTCCGCCCAAATGGCCGCTCTCGGAGCTCTTTCTCCCTGTCCCTACAGCCTCCTGTGGCGGCCGAAAACCTCGAACCGCTGCGTTTCGTGCTCCGTGGGCTCTTCTACTGCTACAG GAACACGTAGGTCGAATGTAAGAAGATCAGGAAGAATGGAAGGGCCTCGGAAAAGTATGGAAGACTCTGTTCAACGAAAGATGGAACAATTTTATGAAGGGAGAGAGGGCCCGCCAATCCGTGTTTTACCAATTGGTGGCCTTGGAGAAATTGGGATGAATTGCATGCTGGTCGGGAATTATGATCGCTACATTCTGATTGATGCTGGTGTCATGTTTCCGGA CTTTGATGAGCTTGGAGTCCAAAAGATTATACCTGATACCACATTTATCAAAAAATGGAGCCACAAAATTGAAGCAATTGTTATTACACATGGGCACGAAGACCACATTGGTGCGTTGCCTTGG GTGATCCCAGCTTTGGATCCCAATACACCAATATTTGCATCATCCTTTACCATGGAG CTTATCAAAAAACGTCTGAAGGAACACGGGATCTTTGTTCCATCTAGACTTAGGACATTTAGAACAAAGAGGAAATTTACGGCTGGACCATTTGAGATTGAGCCTGTTCGGGTGACACATTCTATTCCTGACTGTTGTGGATTAGTTCTTCGCTGTTCTGATGGGACAATTCTTCACACTGGGGACTGGAAG ATTGACGAATCACCATTGGATGGTAGAGGTTTTGACCGCGAAGCCTTGGAAGAACTTTCAAAAGAAGGAGTAACATTG ATGATGAGTGACTCTACAAACGTACTCTCACCTGGAAGGACGACAAGTGAATCTTCTGTGGCAGATGCACTGTTGAAGCATATTTCAGCTGCGAAAGGGAGGGTTATTACTACTCAGTTTGCTTCAAACATACACCGACTTGGAAGCGTGAAAGCTGCTGCTGATTTCACTGGCAGAAAGTTG GTATTTGTTGGTATGTCCTTAAGGACATATCTTGATGCAGCTTGGAAGGATGGGAAGGCACCAATTGATCCATCATCCTTG GTGAAAGTGGAAGATATTGATTCCTATGCCCCAAAGGATTTGCTGATTGTCACAACTGGCTCTCAA GCAGAACCACGTGCTGCTCTAAATCTTGCATCATTCGGAAGTAGTCATTCCGTCAAACTGAACAAAGAGGACATAATTTTGTATTCAGCTAAG GTAATTCCTGGTAATGAATCTAGGGTAATGAAAATGTTAAACCGCATATCAGATCTTGGGTCAACTATAGTGATGGGTAAGAATGAGGGGCTGCACACTTCTGGTCATGGGTATCGTGGAGAATTG gAAGAAGTCCTTCAAATTGTGAAGCCGCAACATTTTCTGCCCATACATGGAGAACTCTTGTTTCTCAAAGAGCATGAATTGCTTGGGAGATCAACTGGCATTCATCACACCACT GTTATAAAAAACGGGGAAATGCTTGGGGTTTCTCATTTACGAAACAGAAGAGTACTTTCCAATGGTTTCACTTTGCTTGGAAAAGAGAATTTGCAG TTGAAGTTTAGCGACGGCGATAAAGCATTTGGCACATCAAGCGACCTTTGTGTTGACGAGAGACTAAGAATTGCCTTAGATGGCATAATAGTGGTCAG CATGGAAGTTTTACGCCCTCAAAACGTAAATGGTTCGACTGAAAATAGCATAAAAGGGAAGATAAAAATTACTACTCGATGTTTATGGCTTGACAAAGGAAAGCTTATTGATGCACTCTACAAAGCTGCCCATGCTGCACTATCAAGCTGCCCCATAAGTTGTCCTCTTCCTCACATGGAAAGAACAGTGTCTGAGGTATTGAGGAAATTGGTAAGAAAGTACAGTGGTAAAAGGCCAGACGTCATTGCCATTGCCATGGAGAACCCTGCAGCAGTTCATGCTGATGAGGTCAGTGCAAGACTATCTGGAAAATCTTATGTTGGTTCAGAGGTGTCACAGTTGAGGAAAGTATATGATCAACATCAAATTAAGAGTCCGTCAACTAGGACACAAGCAGATGATTGCAAGGCCAAAACACATTTTCCGAGTCAGTCAACTACAACACAAGCAGATGAAGGCAAGGACAACACATTGCAGAGCTTCTCTCAACAAGATACTGAAG AGTCCGTACTTGAAGATGATGGCATTGAAGTCGAAGGACTCCTGCCTGAGGAAGATTCTGCCACTTCAAGTTCCAAGCCAGAGAAGCTTTCTTCTGATTCAGAGGATTTTTTGAACGCAATGGTTAGGTTATCAACTGGTGACAAATCAGTAGAAGATGAAAATGGTCTGGTTGCAGAACAGGAAAATCCACAGAAAGATGGTCCTGAAAGCAGTGAAATACCAAATCTTTCAAAGCCCGTGAAGCGCAATAAATGGAAGACTGACGAAGTTCAGAAGCTTATTACAATGCGCGGGAAACTGCGTAGCAGATTTCAAGTTGTGAAGGGTAGAATGGCCCTCTGGGAAGAGATATCTAGGAACTTGTTGGCCGATGGGATCAACCGAAGCCCAGGACAATGCAAATCTCTGTGGGCATCCCTGGTTCAGAAATATGAG GAAAGCAAGAGCGGAAAAAGAAGTCGAAAGAGTTGGCCATACTTTGAGGAAATGGATGGAGCTCTGTCTGATTCCAAGGAATTGGCAACAAAATGA
- the LOC103415170 gene encoding putative calcium-binding protein CML19: MESDKGYERVFRYFDEDGDGKISPSELRRRLGLMGGELLQNEAEVAVEMLDSDGDGLLGLEDLVGLMEGGKEEEKVKGLREAFEVYDVERCGFITPSSLKRMLSKLGESKSIDECKVMIQRYDLNGDGLISFEEFRIMMQ, translated from the coding sequence ATGGAAAGTGACAAAGGATATGAACGTGTTTTCCGATACTTTGACGAAGATGGTGATGGAAAGATTTCGCCTTCGGAGCTGAGGCGCCGGCTAGGGTTGATGGGAGGAGAGCTGCTGCAGAACGAGGCGGAGGTGGCGGTGGAAATGCTGGACTCGGATGGAGACGGGTTGCTGGGTTTGGAGGATCTTGTGGGGTTAATGGAAGGAGGGAAAGAGGAGGAGAAAGTGAAGGGTTTAAGGGAGGCTTTTGAGGTGTACGATGTGGAGAGGTGTGGGTTTATTACACCTAGCAGCTTGAAGAGAATGCTGAGCAAGCTGGGTGAGTCCAAGTCCATTGATGAGTGCaaggtgatgatccaacggtatGATTTGAATGGGGATGGTTTGATCAGTTTTGAAGAGTTCAGAATCATGATGCAGTGA
- the LOC103455013 gene encoding ribonuclease J-like isoform X3: protein MLVSCFRTLMSLESKRLYLIPHLSKNGATKLKQLLLHMGTKTTLVIPALDPNTPIFASSFTMELIKKRLKEHGIFVPSRLRTFRTKRKFTAGPFEIEPVRVTHSIPDCCGLVLRCSDGTILHTGDWKIDESPLDGRGFDREALEELSKEGVTLMMSDSTNVLSPGRTTSESSVADALLKHISAAKGRVITTQFASNIHRLGSVKAAADFTGRKLVFVGMSLRTYLDAAWKDGKAPIDPSSLVKVEDIDSYAPKDLLIVTTGSQAEPRAALNLASFGSSHSVKLNKEDIILYSAKVIPGNESRVMKMLNRISDLGSTIVMGKNEGLHTSGHGYRGELEEVLQIVKPQHFLPIHGELLFLKEHELLGRSTGIHHTTVIKNGEMLGVSHLRNRRVLSNGFTLLGKENLQLKFSDGDKAFGTSSDLCVDERLRIALDGIIVVSMEVLRPQNVNGSTENSIKGKIKITTRCLWLDKGKLIDALYKAAHAALSSCPISCPLPHMERTVSEVLRKLVRKYSGKRPDVIAIAMENPAAVHADEVSARLSGKSYVGSEVSQLRKVYDQHQIKSPSTRTQADDCKAKTHFPSQSTTTQADEGKDNTLQSFSQQDTEESVLEDDGIEVEGLLPEEDSATSSSKPEKLSSDSEDFLNAMVRLSTGDKSVEDENGLVAEQENPQKDGPESSEIPNLSKPVKRNKWKTDEVQKLITMRGKLRSRFQVVKGRMALWEEISRNLLADGINRSPGQCKSLWASLVQKYEESKSGKRSRKSWPYFEEMDGALSDSKELATK, encoded by the exons ATGCTGGTGTCATGTTTCCGGA CTTTGATGAGCTTGGAGTCCAAAAGATTATACCTGATACCACATTTATCAAAAAATGGAGCCACAAAATTGAAGCAATTGTTATTACACATGGGCACGAAGACCACATTG GTGATCCCAGCTTTGGATCCCAATACACCAATATTTGCATCATCCTTTACCATGGAG CTTATCAAAAAACGTCTGAAGGAACACGGGATCTTTGTTCCATCTAGACTTAGGACATTTAGAACAAAGAGGAAATTTACGGCTGGACCATTTGAGATTGAGCCTGTTCGGGTGACACATTCTATTCCTGACTGTTGTGGATTAGTTCTTCGCTGTTCTGATGGGACAATTCTTCACACTGGGGACTGGAAG ATTGACGAATCACCATTGGATGGTAGAGGTTTTGACCGCGAAGCCTTGGAAGAACTTTCAAAAGAAGGAGTAACATTG ATGATGAGTGACTCTACAAACGTACTCTCACCTGGAAGGACGACAAGTGAATCTTCTGTGGCAGATGCACTGTTGAAGCATATTTCAGCTGCGAAAGGGAGGGTTATTACTACTCAGTTTGCTTCAAACATACACCGACTTGGAAGCGTGAAAGCTGCTGCTGATTTCACTGGCAGAAAGTTG GTATTTGTTGGTATGTCCTTAAGGACATATCTTGATGCAGCTTGGAAGGATGGGAAGGCACCAATTGATCCATCATCCTTG GTGAAAGTGGAAGATATTGATTCCTATGCCCCAAAGGATTTGCTGATTGTCACAACTGGCTCTCAA GCAGAACCACGTGCTGCTCTAAATCTTGCATCATTCGGAAGTAGTCATTCCGTCAAACTGAACAAAGAGGACATAATTTTGTATTCAGCTAAG GTAATTCCTGGTAATGAATCTAGGGTAATGAAAATGTTAAACCGCATATCAGATCTTGGGTCAACTATAGTGATGGGTAAGAATGAGGGGCTGCACACTTCTGGTCATGGGTATCGTGGAGAATTG gAAGAAGTCCTTCAAATTGTGAAGCCGCAACATTTTCTGCCCATACATGGAGAACTCTTGTTTCTCAAAGAGCATGAATTGCTTGGGAGATCAACTGGCATTCATCACACCACT GTTATAAAAAACGGGGAAATGCTTGGGGTTTCTCATTTACGAAACAGAAGAGTACTTTCCAATGGTTTCACTTTGCTTGGAAAAGAGAATTTGCAG TTGAAGTTTAGCGACGGCGATAAAGCATTTGGCACATCAAGCGACCTTTGTGTTGACGAGAGACTAAGAATTGCCTTAGATGGCATAATAGTGGTCAG CATGGAAGTTTTACGCCCTCAAAACGTAAATGGTTCGACTGAAAATAGCATAAAAGGGAAGATAAAAATTACTACTCGATGTTTATGGCTTGACAAAGGAAAGCTTATTGATGCACTCTACAAAGCTGCCCATGCTGCACTATCAAGCTGCCCCATAAGTTGTCCTCTTCCTCACATGGAAAGAACAGTGTCTGAGGTATTGAGGAAATTGGTAAGAAAGTACAGTGGTAAAAGGCCAGACGTCATTGCCATTGCCATGGAGAACCCTGCAGCAGTTCATGCTGATGAGGTCAGTGCAAGACTATCTGGAAAATCTTATGTTGGTTCAGAGGTGTCACAGTTGAGGAAAGTATATGATCAACATCAAATTAAGAGTCCGTCAACTAGGACACAAGCAGATGATTGCAAGGCCAAAACACATTTTCCGAGTCAGTCAACTACAACACAAGCAGATGAAGGCAAGGACAACACATTGCAGAGCTTCTCTCAACAAGATACTGAAG AGTCCGTACTTGAAGATGATGGCATTGAAGTCGAAGGACTCCTGCCTGAGGAAGATTCTGCCACTTCAAGTTCCAAGCCAGAGAAGCTTTCTTCTGATTCAGAGGATTTTTTGAACGCAATGGTTAGGTTATCAACTGGTGACAAATCAGTAGAAGATGAAAATGGTCTGGTTGCAGAACAGGAAAATCCACAGAAAGATGGTCCTGAAAGCAGTGAAATACCAAATCTTTCAAAGCCCGTGAAGCGCAATAAATGGAAGACTGACGAAGTTCAGAAGCTTATTACAATGCGCGGGAAACTGCGTAGCAGATTTCAAGTTGTGAAGGGTAGAATGGCCCTCTGGGAAGAGATATCTAGGAACTTGTTGGCCGATGGGATCAACCGAAGCCCAGGACAATGCAAATCTCTGTGGGCATCCCTGGTTCAGAAATATGAG GAAAGCAAGAGCGGAAAAAGAAGTCGAAAGAGTTGGCCATACTTTGAGGAAATGGATGGAGCTCTGTCTGATTCCAAGGAATTGGCAACAAAATGA